The following is a genomic window from Bacillus sp. V2I10.
TGCTGCAGATTGATAATTCAGAAGACTATCACCGTAATATGAGAGCGAGGCTTCGATGTCTGCTTTCGTCACTTTAAATCCTCTTGTCTTACTTACTTCGTTTAAATATTCCGAAAGTTCAAGCTCGAATTTTGAGTTTTGAGCAGCAAATGTTAAATGCGGAAATAAACTTATAACCATAATAATAGATAGTAAAAATGCCCCCAGTTGTCTTTTCATACTGTTCTCCTCATTTTATATAATTTTTATAAACCTAGAAAATTATAAAATAGGAAGAAAGATTTAACAATGAGGTAATTTAAACCAATTATCAGGTCATAAAAGACTGATATAGAGTGAAGGGAAGGGAGGCAGCAGTGCCTCCTGGTTTCTAAATTTTCGTATTGGATTTTTTAGCTCGATTCTCAAGCTCGCTTTTAGGTTCAGTTGAAAACTCAGTATCTTTTCCTTGGCCTTGTGGATTCACGCTTGGTGCTGCTTTACCGCGGTTTGATCCTGTAAATTTACTGCTCATTTTCATTCACCTCCACACCTATTATGCCCTTAATCATGGATTTAAATAGCAAATTTTAATGAACCCTCGGAAAAGCGTTCTTAAAAACGAATATTATACTAATTCAGATACAGGAGGACTATAATGAAAACGATAATATCAAATAAAGAATTGGCATTCTTGGTCGAAACAGCAATAAAATCTGATGTCTCAAAAGAAGATTTCAAAGTGTTCGTTCAATCAAAAAAACTTGAAAGAGAAATAAAGGTCTGCGTAAATAATAAATTTAAGTCCTTACTTAAATAGTTTGGCAGTTTTAGGCTTTTCAAACTGACATATGTCCCAGATTCTTTTAAATTAGAGCTCCTGTAAAATCAGTGCCATTTAATTTATAGATTAATCATGTAATCACATAACAAAAACAATCGATGCTTTCATAATTGAAAGCCCTTACACCGCATCAAATCATATGACTTTAAGGAATGGCATCTTGATCACGTTCAAATGAAAAAAGATGCCGGCAAAGATTTATCCCCAACCTGAAAATTGGTTCAACATGAAAAATCATTTCTTGGTATCTATCCGAACTAAGAAGTCTCCTGTATTCCTCGATTTCGTATATTTTTCTGTTTCCCATTATTTCACATTCCCATTTTTTTAAACGGAGCACAAATAGATGCGGGTCACATGGTCAAAGACACCTACATAGACTATAAAGAATGAATAGGGAAGAAAGGAGGAAAAACGTGTCCAAAAATGACAGCAATAAAGGTCAATCAAAGGCTTATATAACGATTCCTGAAAAAGCGAGTACTTCAAACCAGGAATGTTTCCGTGTAAATTATATGCAAGAGTTTATGAAACACCAGCAGCATATTAATACTGAGCTTTCACATGCTGCAGATACCTTAAACAGCTTGCTGCATGAATCTAGATCAGAGCAAACCCAACACTTTCATGCTGTATACAGACAATTAGAAAAACAGGAAGCTGCGACTTCACCGCTGCTGTCAAATATAGAAACACAGCAGTCTGCATCAAGAATAATGAGTGAACGTTTGGAAAGTCTAGAAAAATCAAACAAAGAATTGATGAATAAGTTATTAAGTGAAGGTCATATAAGCCAGGCAATTATTGATCAGCTCACTTTCCAGGATCAGTCCATAAGAGAACTTTCAGGGAGATTTAAAACGTACGAGAGTTTGCAGGAAAAAATAATAGACCAGTTGGATTCGCATGCTGAACTTAAAGAACAGATTAAAGACAGGCTGGAACTGCAAGAAGTGTTTCATCAGAGTGTAATCGAGAGAATCAGTCATCAAGAAGCTTTGACCGAGAAAATTTCAAGAGATATAGATCACTTAAAATCGGTTATTTATGAGAGAGTTTCTTATATCGCTGAAAAAGTTGAAGAGAATTTCAAGGTGACAAAAGAGTATATATTCAATCTTTTCTCAAAGAGTGGATCTATTAAAGAATATACCATTACAAAACCACCTAAGAAAAAAGACCTTTCAAACCTTTGATTCTAAAAAACCAACTTAATTGTTGGTTTTTATTATGATTTATTTTTCAATTTAGCAATCTCCTCCGTTACTACAAACGCAAGATCGTCATTTCCAAACAAGGATAGTACGCCAAGAAGGGTATCGTTTGAAATTTCACCAGCTTCCTCTTTGGACACAGTTAACTCAATTGCTTGCCTTAATTCGTGATTTTCAGCCTGGTTAGGATATGCGCGTAAATAAAGTTCTGCAGGATCAAGATCATAATTAATGCACCACTGCGCAAAGACAAGAATCATCATTTGCTCGTCCCGCTGATAATTGCGGATAATTTGTTCTTGTGTTTCTTTTGAATTCATTTTTAAAACTCCTTACTATGTATCGATTTCATACCTATCATAGCACAGGATTTTTGCTTTGTAATGAATAGAAGAAGAAAGAGGCTTCTATACGAAGCCTCTTCACTGCCTTAGTTTTAGCTGTTAATAATAGAATGGATACGGGAAGAAAAATGGATAGATAAATACGTAAAAGGGAAAGCGGCGTCTGCGGTACCGTCTGAATCTTCTTCTATATCCATATTGTCTGTTTGCATTCATTTCACTTTCTTCCACTTCTTCAGGAATCATCATTGTGACACCCTCATTATCCATATCCTCGATAATTCCTTCAACTTGAGAACCATCCGACATTTTTGCAATGACGTAAAAATTCATATGCCTTCTGCATGTGCTCATTGCATCTTCTCTATTTTCGAATGGTTCTTCCTGCGGCCAATTATTAGGGTAATACCCATATTGATAATTGTTCATCATAATCCCTCCTCTGCGATTTAGGTTATTCACCTAGAACGAATGTTGTGACAGAGTGAATAAAGAAGAAAGAAAAAATTTTTTACATATGGATGAGATATCTGATCATATTGTTTAAAGTGATACTTGAACTTGCGAGGAGGTTTTAAGAATTGAATCTCTCTGAAAGGATGCAAACCATTCTTGGAAGTGTTCATTCAGCATCGAAAATGGAATTATTGGAAGCTTTAAAAAGTCTGAACATACAGATAGAAGAATTGAAGCCCTTCTTAAAAAACGAACGGAATAAACCATACTACCGAAAGCTTCTATATAAAAATGAAAGACTTGAATTACTTGTGATGAACTGGTCTGAACTGGAATGTGTACCCCATGATCACGGGAAGTCGCATGGTTGGATTCAAGTCATAAACGGGGTTTCTGAAAACACGGTTTATGAAGTGATAGAAAATCAGCTGCCTTCTGAATTATTTACAGAAATAAAGGAGAAAGGAAGGAGCTTTTTTGCACCAAAAGGAGGGGTGCATAAAATGGGGGAGTCTAAGGGCACAAACCTGGTGACGCTTCACCTCTATTCTCCGCCAATCACCGGAATGAAGGTGTATGATCTCGAAAAGTGTGCAGCATGCGTAGTTTCTGATGATTGCGGGGCATGGTGGCCTGATGAAATACATCAAAAAGTAAAAGATATAAAATTGAAAAAAGCTGCGGAATAAATCGCAGCTTTTTATTATGCCGTTTATGAAATTGGATATAACTAAACAGAGGTGATTTCAATGAAGCGGCCAATTGGAACAATCATCATATTCATATCAGCGTTTTTACTCTACTTTGCCTGGGCAGGCTTTGTTAAAAGTGAACTGACAGTCACAACTCATAAAGGATATGTTGTGGAAAAATATCAGACAACAGACATTGCAGAATCAGGAATAAATGTCATATCTCAGCAGGTTTATCACATTAAGCTTTCATCAGGAACGCTTTTGTCAGTTTCAGCATTTGTTTATGACTCTCTCAATACCGGGCAATCAGCCGTATTCGCAGAAAAACAAAATCATGTGTACCTTATAGCCGAAAACAAATTAATATATTGAATAGTCTTTTTATTAGATTTGGTGGCATTTTCCGCTATACGTATGAGATAATACAAAAGTTCATTTTTCGCACGAAATCGATAAGAACAAGTCACATATTATAGGAAGTGAATCTTAATGATCAAAATTGAAATACCTAGAGCAGATGTTGTTTTGACTAGAAATCCGGTTAAAGGCCAGCCTGTTGAGGCTCCATTAAGCAGTGAATACGGTTTTACTGATTACAACAGAATTCCCCGCGATAAAGGCGGAATTTTTATGTTTTACAATATCAATGATGAGCTATTGTTTGTAGGAAAAGCTCGCAAACTTAGACAAAGAATCAAAAAACATTTTGAAGATACCGTATCTCCAATCAAAAATAACCGTGATGAAGTACATGAAATTGCTGTTTGCATCGTAGACAATGCAGTGGATCGTGAAATTTACGAGACTTACATTATTAATGAGCTTCAGGCTAAATATAATGTAGATAAAGTTTTCTATAAATAATAATAAGCAAGAAGCGGTGACTATGATGTCACCGCTTTTTAATTTGTATCTTTATATTTCCTTGGCGTTTGAAAATATAATGCTGACAGACAGTGATTGCTTTTGAGTAATTTTGCTCATTATTCTGATGTACTCTGACAGCAAATTCACAAAGAACCTCATCTGCGCTTCCGTATGCTCTTTTTTTACAGTCAATGAAAAAATTGTATGTTAATTTTAATAAATGCCTTATTATTTAAGAAGACGAAAATTTAGTGAGGCGAAATACTTTTATGAGCATGTATCTGCATGAATTAATCAATAATTATCAGTCGTATAACAGGAACATCAAGCTTGCCATAGCCGCAAATATCATGACTCAAATCGGCATGGGCATTTTCATGACCCTTTATAATCTATATTTGCGTGATCTTGGATACAGTGAATTAACGAATGGAAATGTGATTGCACTGACAGCACTTGCCCAAACGATTTTTTTGGTACCGGCTGGTTTTCTGAGTGATAGGACCGGCAGAAAAAACGTGATGCTGATCGGTGCATTATTTGCCTCCATGACCCTGCTTGGCCGATCTATTTTTGAATGGGAGATGATGCTCCTCATCCTCGCTTTTGCCAGCGGAGCTTTTATGTCTTTTATTCAAGTATCCATGTTTTCATTCGGCTGGGCAACGATGGGGCCGCTTTCAACTTTCATTGTTGCAAAGTATGGATCTTATTGGGGCTACTCCTATGTTTTTTTGATAACCGGCATGATCTATTTTATTGGGGCTCTCTACTTTTTATTTGTGTTTAAAGAAAAGAAAAACAGCTTCATTAGTGAATCTGCGGCTGTTTAACGTTTAATAGGTAATTTCCTTTCAAAGTGTTATAATAAATTGGTTCTAAAAGAGGATTTTATTACTTGAGTTAGGGAAAATAAACTAAAGCAAAGAATTCATATGAATTTCAACTAATGGAAGGAGATTTTACGATGGATAAAATTGAAGTAGGCGAGATTTTCACAATCAGCGATGAGAACGATCAGGAGCAGGAAGTAGAAGTTCTTGGGGTATTAACAGTAGAAGGCACAGAATATGTTGCAGTCGGGTTTGTAGAAGAAATACAGCAGGAAACTGAAGAAGACATTGATATTTATTTTCTTCGAGTAGACGAAGAAGGAGATTTCACTGCAATCGAGAGCGACGATGAGTTCGATAAAGTATCTGCTGCATTTGACGAATTGATGGAAGAAGAAGAAGATTGATTTACATATACCAAGACAGACCAAGTGCATTTGTGCATTTGGTCTTTTTTAATGGATATTAATAGGAATTCAGGAAACATCTATATAAAAATACAGATTTGTTTTTCGTTTTTCTTATCTTTATAGTACAATCAATTCTAATGGAAAAAAAGATAAGGAAGTGTAACAAATGAAAGAACGCGTCATCACCGGCATTATTATCTTGATTTTATTCATGATTCCATTTTACATTGGGGCATTCTGGTTTACTTATTTAGCAATGGTACTGGCCATAATTGCCTTTCATGAATTAACTACCATCATAAAAATACGGAAATATGGGACGAAATATTTCGTAGGTCTTGCAGGAATCGTCCTGTTATTTCTCCCGCTGCTTCCGTTTTTGAATGTAACGTTTGAGATTATCCAAATTAAAGTGCTGCTGGCACTCGTTTTGTTTTTCTTGACATCCACTGTCTTTAATACTGAATATTCGATTGAAAAGGCTGGAACGCTGCTGATCGGTGTTCTGTATATCGGATTTGGCTTTGTGTTTTTGGCCGAAGCAAGAATTGATGAAGGACTTAGCTGGACGTTAGCTGTTTTAATCTCAATTTGGGCAACTGATTCAGGAGCCTATTTTGTCGGCAGAAAGTTTGGTAAATCGAAGCTTGCTGAAAAGGTGAGCCCGAATAAGACGATTGAAGGTTCAATCGGGGGAATCATCATTGCTCTTATTATTGGCCTTATTATGCAAATGAGTTTTCAGCCATTTGACAATTACGGTGAAACGGTTCTGCTCATTTTCGTCGTTTCTATTGCCGGTCAAGTTGGGGACCTGGTAGAATCAGCTTTAAAACGCCACTTCAAAGTAAAAGATTCGGGCAAGCTGCTTCCTGGACATGGTGGAATTTTGGACAGGCTGGACAGCTGGATCTTTGTTTTCATCGGATTAAAGTTAATCGGGCTAATTTAAAGGATATACGGTAACCGTATATCTTTTTTTTTAGCAATAAATGAATGAGTATTCATTTACATGAGCTTGACATGGTATATTTTAGTTATTATTTAATAAGGGAGTGCAGGATATGAAATTGTTTATCGGAATCAAATAGGGAAAGAAGTATTAATTGGAACAAGTCACGGAATAATCAGGGATTAGTACTGAAAGAATTCTTATAGGGAGGGGGAGATTCAGTCCCCCAATGCACCATTTATTTCATATTGCTTAAGATCAATTTCAAGCTCCATGCCTAGTGCAAGCTTTGCAAGCTCACGACCAATATAAGGCCCCATCGTCAGCCCGGATGCTCCGAGTCCATTTGCGGCTGCTAAGCCTCTCCAGCCAGGAACGAATCCAACAACAGGCAAAAAGCCCGGAGTGAATGGCCTAAAGCCGGTTCTAGCTTCAAGAAAGGTACATTCTTCTAAGCCGGGTGCTGTTTCTAAAGCTTTATTAAATACCTCCTGAAGTCCGCCGGCTGTGATTCTCGTATCAAACCCCTCAATATTATTTTCATGAGTGGCTCCGGCCACGATCCGCTGCTCATCGAATGCAAGCAGATATTGATCACTGGGAGGCATGACTACCGGCCAGGCGGACGTATTTGCATCTTCCATTTTCAAATGGGCGATCTGAGCTTTTTGGTAGGTGACTTTAAAGGTCAAGCCAAGTGGCTTTAATAGTTCATTTGCCCAAGCTCCTGCACAGATTATGACCTCATCTGCATAAAGACTTTTACCATCAGCATACACTCCCTTAACGTGTTCACATTCAAATAGGAGCTTAGCATTCCCATGAATATAAACGGCTCCCTTTTTCACGGCAGCTCTCAAAAGGGAGTCTCTTAGGGCACGTCCATCTACACGTGCAGCTCCTTCAATATGAACAGAGAAAAAGTCTTCTGAGAGTGGAGGAAAGCTATTTTTTGTCTCTTCTTTGGATAAAGGAGTAATGCTGCCGATTTCTGGTGCATCTTCTTTTCTTTTCAAGGCCCGTTCTTGGATCTTCTTGATTTTATCTTCTTCACGATGAAGGATAATCGCGCCAACCTGTTTATAACCCGTGTCTGTTTCTCCATCTTTTTGAAGTTCTTTAATCAGTTCGGGATAGTACCTCGCTCCTCCCTTGGCAAGCTTATACCAGGCTTGATTCCTGCGCTGTGACACCCAGGGACAAACTATTCCTGCCGCAGCATCAGTTGCTTGTCCTGCATCTTTACGGTCAATGACTGTGACATCAGCCCCGAGCTTTGTTAAGTGATAAGCAGCAGATGCACCTAATATGCCTGCACCTACAATAATGATTTTTTTCATACCATTCATCCTTTGACTATATTTAGTACGATACATGAAGTTTTATATTACTTCTTTTAATTTCTGCCTAACTGACCATGCCTGTGCATATCATAGTTTAACAAATGTTCTTATGTGAGGTGCACAATGAGTGAGAATTATCATTATTTGCCGCTTGTAAAACAATTTTTGCCTCCTGAGGCAGAGGTCTTTGAGCTGACCGAGCCAGATAATCGTATCGCTATCTTTACAGCGGACTTAGATGGCGATCAGATTTTTGAAATAGCTGCTGCATACCGTTTGCATAGCGAGCATTATGTTATGATCTTAAAAAATAATCATAACACATGGCACCAGGCAGCGAATATGAAAGGAAACAGCGCTTTTTTCGCAGAATTCTATTCTGCTGCAGAGTATGACAGATTTATTGTGACAGAAGAAATAGGAGACGTCACAGGAGATGGCATTCCTGATACTGTTTTTTTGACGGCCAATCAAACTGCCCCTGACAGTTCTTATCTGAACAATATTACGCTTAATATCAAGGGAAGAAATGGCCAGGTACAGCAAATTCCCTTAAAAGAAAATGCAGGATATGATCCATCTTTATTTTTGGGTGATTTTACTGGCGATAAAGTGAAAGATATTTTAGTAGTCATTAATTCCGGCGGCAGCGGCGGCTATATATACACCTATGTATTTTCGTACACGGACAGGAGCTTCAAGCAGATTTTCGACTCTGAAGCTTTTAATGATTCAAAAAAATATGAAGTTTTATATCTAGATCAATTCAAAGCACAAGTGGATAGCTTAAAGCCTGCTAAACGATATATACTTGATCTTCGGTATAAAGGGGAAGAGTACCTAAACGAAATTTACAAGAAAGACGGCACTTTAAAGGAACCTATAGAGGGGTGGGTAGCTCCGCTGTCAGGGCTGTACCCTGTTGATTTTGAACGTGACGGTATATATGAACTGGATGCGTATCAGAATATTGCAGGCAGGTATAGTGCAGATGGGCTGGGATACATGATGAATGTTTTGAAGTGGGACGGACGTGAATTTGTGACAGATCGGCAAAGCATCGCGATTTTTGGAGAGGATAAAGAATAAAAAAAGAGTTTGATGTTGAACGGCATCCCAAATGATGGACACAATCTACCATTTGGAGATGCAGTTTTTTTTGCTGAATTTACAGCGCAAGAAAAAATTATAGCCGTTAAGCGATATTCAGAAGGAACAGAAGGACATAAAACGATCGCTAAATCCATTGGAGCATCAGATGGGGTGTTACACGCTTGGATCCAGCAGTATCACTTTCACAGGGAAAGAGCTTTTATCAAACGCTATACAACCTATTCGGTGACGATAAACTCTGAGTTTTTTTATCACCTTGAATTTGAAAGTGTTAAACAATAGAGCTCGTGTATATTGATTACTATAATTACAAACGATTAAGGCAAAATTAAAGGCAAGAGCCCGGTACATTACAGGACTCTTGCCCAAAGCAGCTTACGATACGTGTCTAACATTTTGGGGTCACTTCATGTCAGCTCTTTTTTTATTCCTATTAATCAACAACTATATATGCAACCATCGGGACGCCTTGTCCGTGATGCGAATGTGTATCGCAAATGAGACGATAGATGCCTTCTTCTTTAAATTTTAAAGGAATTGCCGTTTTAGAGCCTTTCTTTACAATGCCTTTAATTTCTGTTCCTTCAATACGAAATGGATGTTCATTGCCATTCACACCATGAATATTTAATGTAACTTGTTTTCCTTGAGGAATATAGATCGTGCCTGGGTCCCATCTATAAGCCTCAATTTCTTTGCCATCCGCCGTTTTTGATTTAAATTCTCCAGTCACCATATGAATCTCTAAGTTCATACTGCTGTTTTCCATTTTTAAAGCAGGGTTGGCTAAAGGATTGAAGTAATACCAGCCGCCAATGCCTGCCAATGCGAAGAGAGCTGCTCCAAATAAAATCCATTTCTTTTTTATTAAGACAAAACGCATAATTTCTCCTCCAAATCAAATCTATGTTTTCTAATCTATATGTTGATGCTCAGGAAAACTTGTCTATAAGCTTTTAAATTTTAAAAATGCTAAAAGGATAAATAAGGAAACCTATTTATTACAGACAATTGATAAACGAAGCAGAACGCTTTTTTGAATAAACTGCTTTATATTATCAAATCCTTTTAAAAAAGGAGTTGGATATCATGGAAAGAAAAAATGATCAACATTTCTCTGCTGCCTCATCAGCCAGAAAACAGAATTCCACTAAAATAGATGATGCTCCTCCAAATCAAATGGATATTGAAGGAGATTCTGTTGATAAACTCAGAAATCTGGAAGAAGCGAATATTATGTTAAGCGGAGATGAAATAAAGCAGCAGAATGAAAATTTGTGAAAGTTTGTTTTTTGTTAATAAAATAGCAATTGTCTAAAGAGCTGTCTTCAAGGCAGCTCTTTTTCTGTTAATTAAAATAATAATTGAATAATCTGATAAATATTTATATAACAATACAATACTAATCAGTCGGTATGTTGGCTATTTTTCGTTAGCTAAAACGTTTTTTAAAATCAATTAAATCTTTTTGAGCGGATCTAAAAGGAGATGAATCTGTATGAAAGCGATTCAGTTTAATGAATATGGCAAGCCAGATGTCCTTCAAGTAGTGGATGTACCCGTTCCCCCGCTAAAAGCGGGCGGAGTACTGATAAAGGTGCAGGCAGCTGGAGTGAATTTTGCAGACACAGCTCGCCGTTATGGTCAATATTTAGCAAAAACACCTCTTCCATATATACCCGGAGCAGAGGTTGCAGGTATTGTTGCCGAAGTTTCGCCGGAAGTAACAAATTTTAAACCGGGAGACCGTGTTGTTGCATTAACAGAGGATGGCGGTTATGCAGAGATTGCTTCCCTTGATCAATCTCAGCTTGTAAAGATACCGGA
Proteins encoded in this region:
- the sspL gene encoding small, acid-soluble spore protein L, producing the protein MSSKFTGSNRGKAAPSVNPQGQGKDTEFSTEPKSELENRAKKSNTKI
- a CDS encoding cysteine dioxygenase family protein, translating into MNLSERMQTILGSVHSASKMELLEALKSLNIQIEELKPFLKNERNKPYYRKLLYKNERLELLVMNWSELECVPHDHGKSHGWIQVINGVSENTVYEVIENQLPSELFTEIKEKGRSFFAPKGGVHKMGESKGTNLVTLHLYSPPITGMKVYDLEKCAACVVSDDCGAWWPDEIHQKVKDIKLKKAAE
- a CDS encoding nucleotide excision repair endonuclease — translated: MIKIEIPRADVVLTRNPVKGQPVEAPLSSEYGFTDYNRIPRDKGGIFMFYNINDELLFVGKARKLRQRIKKHFEDTVSPIKNNRDEVHEIAVCIVDNAVDREIYETYIINELQAKYNVDKVFYK
- a CDS encoding MFS transporter, which translates into the protein MSMYLHELINNYQSYNRNIKLAIAANIMTQIGMGIFMTLYNLYLRDLGYSELTNGNVIALTALAQTIFLVPAGFLSDRTGRKNVMLIGALFASMTLLGRSIFEWEMMLLILAFASGAFMSFIQVSMFSFGWATMGPLSTFIVAKYGSYWGYSYVFLITGMIYFIGALYFLFVFKEKKNSFISESAAV
- a CDS encoding DUF1292 domain-containing protein encodes the protein MDKIEVGEIFTISDENDQEQEVEVLGVLTVEGTEYVAVGFVEEIQQETEEDIDIYFLRVDEEGDFTAIESDDEFDKVSAAFDELMEEEED
- a CDS encoding phosphatidate cytidylyltransferase, with protein sequence MKERVITGIIILILFMIPFYIGAFWFTYLAMVLAIIAFHELTTIIKIRKYGTKYFVGLAGIVLLFLPLLPFLNVTFEIIQIKVLLALVLFFLTSTVFNTEYSIEKAGTLLIGVLYIGFGFVFLAEARIDEGLSWTLAVLISIWATDSGAYFVGRKFGKSKLAEKVSPNKTIEGSIGGIIIALIIGLIMQMSFQPFDNYGETVLLIFVVSIAGQVGDLVESALKRHFKVKDSGKLLPGHGGILDRLDSWIFVFIGLKLIGLI
- a CDS encoding FAD-binding oxidoreductase, translated to MKKIIIVGAGILGASAAYHLTKLGADVTVIDRKDAGQATDAAAGIVCPWVSQRRNQAWYKLAKGGARYYPELIKELQKDGETDTGYKQVGAIILHREEDKIKKIQERALKRKEDAPEIGSITPLSKEETKNSFPPLSEDFFSVHIEGAARVDGRALRDSLLRAAVKKGAVYIHGNAKLLFECEHVKGVYADGKSLYADEVIICAGAWANELLKPLGLTFKVTYQKAQIAHLKMEDANTSAWPVVMPPSDQYLLAFDEQRIVAGATHENNIEGFDTRITAGGLQEVFNKALETAPGLEECTFLEARTGFRPFTPGFLPVVGFVPGWRGLAAANGLGASGLTMGPYIGRELAKLALGMELEIDLKQYEINGALGD
- a CDS encoding PliI family lysozyme inhibitor of I-type lysozyme, encoding MKGNSAFFAEFYSAAEYDRFIVTEEIGDVTGDGIPDTVFLTANQTAPDSSYLNNITLNIKGRNGQVQQIPLKENAGYDPSLFLGDFTGDKVKDILVVINSGGSGGYIYTYVFSYTDRSFKQIFDSEAFNDSKKYEVLYLDQFKAQVDSLKPAKRYILDLRYKGEEYLNEIYKKDGTLKEPIEGWVAPLSGLYPVDFERDGIYELDAYQNIAGRYSADGLGYMMNVLKWDGREFVTDRQSIAIFGEDKE
- a CDS encoding transposase, with protein sequence MNGIPNDGHNLPFGDAVFFAEFTAQEKIIAVKRYSEGTEGHKTIAKSIGASDGVLHAWIQQYHFHRERAFIKRYTTYSVTINSEFFYHLEFESVKQ
- a CDS encoding cupredoxin domain-containing protein, which translates into the protein MRFVLIKKKWILFGAALFALAGIGGWYYFNPLANPALKMENSSMNLEIHMVTGEFKSKTADGKEIEAYRWDPGTIYIPQGKQVTLNIHGVNGNEHPFRIEGTEIKGIVKKGSKTAIPLKFKEEGIYRLICDTHSHHGQGVPMVAYIVVD